One window from the genome of Procambarus clarkii isolate CNS0578487 chromosome 90, FALCON_Pclarkii_2.0, whole genome shotgun sequence encodes:
- the LOC138359393 gene encoding uncharacterized protein PF3D7_1120000-like yields MKGILREMKDTLRDIKDTLRDMKDTLRDMKRYSQRHEGDIKDTLGNIKDTLRDMKDFLKDMKGTFTDIKDDIKDMRDTLRDMKDTLRDMKDTRRDMEESLRDMKDSRRVMKDTLRYMRDTVRDMKDTLRNIKDTLRDMKVTLRDIKDTLRDMRDTHRDMKYTLRPKKDTLRDM; encoded by the exons ATGAAGGGTATTCTCAGAgaaatgaaggatactctcagagacataaaggatactctcagagacatgaaggatactctcagagacatgaaaagatactctcagagacatgaagg agacatcaaggatactctcggaaacatcaaggacactctcagagacatgaaggattttCTCAAAGACATGAAGGGTACTTTCACAGACATAAAGGATGATATCAAAGACATgagggatactctcagagacatgaaggatactctcagggacatgaaggatactcgcaGAGATATGGAGGAGTCTCTGAGGGACATGAAGGATAGTCGGAGagtcatgaaggatactctcagatacATGAGGGATActgtcagagacatgaaggatactctcagaaacATCAAGGATACGCTCAGAGATATGAAAGtaactctcagagacatcaaggatacCCTCAGAGACATGAGAGATACCCACAGAGATATGAAATATACTCTCAGACCcaagaaggatactctcagagacatgtag
- the LOC138359390 gene encoding uncharacterized protein PF3D7_1120000-like → MKGTLSDMKNILRDIKYTRRDMKDTLRDMKYTLREKKNTLRGMKDTLRDMKDTPRNISHTPRDVKDSFRDIKDTLGDLKDTLRVIKDTHRDIKDTLRDKKDTFRGIYDTLRDIKYTLTDIKDSLRDMTDTFRDIKDALRPMKDTLRPMKDTVCDMKDTLKDIKDTLRDKKHTLRDMKDTLKT, encoded by the coding sequence ATGAAGGGTACTCTCAGCGACATGAAgaatattctcagagatatcaagTATACtcgcagagacatgaaggatactctcagagacatgaaataTACTCTCAGAGAAAAGAAGAATACTCTCAGAGGCATGAAGGATACTCTTAGAGATATGAAGGATACTCCCAGAAACATAAGTCATACTCCTAGAGACGTGAAAGATTCTTTCAGAGATATTAAGGATACTCTCGGAGacttgaaggatactctcagagtcaTCAAGGATACGCACAGGGACATCAAGGATACGCTCAGAGACAAAAAAGATACTTTCAGAGGCATTtacgatactctcagagacatcaagtaTACGCTCACAGACATAAAGGATTCTCTCAGAGATATGACGGATACTTTCAGAGACATCAAGGATGCTCTCAGacccatgaaggatactctcagacccATGAAAGATACTGTCtgtgacatgaaggatactctcaaagacatcaaggatactctcagagacaaaaAGCATACTCTAAGAGATATGAAGGATACACTCAAAACATGA
- the LOC138359391 gene encoding uncharacterized protein PF3D7_1120000-like, producing the protein MKDTLRDIKDTLREMKHTLREMKDTLRNMNDTVREMLDTLIDIKHTHRDIKNTLRDFEDTLKDMTDTIRDMKDTLKYMKDTLRDMKDTLRDMKDTVREMKDTLIHIKDTLRDTKDTLRDMNDTLRILSGT; encoded by the coding sequence atgaaggatactctcagagatataaaggatactctcagagaaatGAAGCATACTCTCAGAGAAATGAAGGACACTCTCAGAAACATGAATGATACTGTCAGAGAAATGTTGGATACTCTCATAGACATCAAGCATACTCACAGAGATATCAAGAATACTCTCAGAGACTTCGAGGATACTCTCAAAGACATGACGGATACtatcagagacatgaaggatactctcaaatATATGAAGgacactctcagagacatgaaagatactctcagagacatgaaggatactgtcAGAgaaatgaaggatactctcatacacataaaggatactctcagagacacgaaagatactctcagagacatgaatgaCACTCTCAGAATACTCTCagggacatga
- the LOC138359392 gene encoding SUMO-interacting motif-containing protein 1-like, with translation MKDTLRDMKDSLRDIYDILRDIRDTHRGMKDTLRDIKDTLGDIKDSLRDMMDSLRDMMDSLKDMMDSLKDIVIKDTLSDIKDSRRDIKDALRVLMDTLRNIKDSLRDI, from the exons atgaaggatactttaAGAGACATGAAGGATAGTCTCAGAGACATTTACGATATTCTGAGAGACATCAGGGATACTCACAGaggcatgaaggatactctcagagacatcaaggatactctcgGAGACATCAAGGATAGTCTCAGAGACATGATGGATTCTCTCAGAGACATGATGGATTCTCTCAAAGACATGATGGATTCTCTCAAAGACAT AGtcatcaaggatactctcagcGACATTAAGGATTCTCGCAGAGACATCAAGGATGCTCTCAGAGTCCTCATGGATACTCTCAGGAACATCAAGGATTCCCTAAGAGACATCTAA